In one Halorubrum sp. CBA1229 genomic region, the following are encoded:
- a CDS encoding cation diffusion facilitator family transporter, whose protein sequence is MWGPWDDGEKARFQRAAGVNILGNALKIAVVGATGVAFGSVALLADAAHSVADLVASAVVFVWGGSRYDAADETHPHGHQRIEPLTALFVGAVIVLLGVLLLRESVSELLGSPGVEADPILVAALLFALVDMYLLYWYTERVNATLGSTALTALAADCLNDIYTTVAAVVGVFGALLGFPVLDPAAGALVSLLVVYQGVEIGRENVTYLVGAAPPVGDRERVTEALREHPAVEGVHDLTVYYDGTELEVEVHVEVDGGMTLREAHDVETALVTGLRDLEDVGDVHVHLDPSGLGEWKDAREGTGGFEPFDGTETADDAEATDGPGTRDA, encoded by the coding sequence ATGTGGGGCCCCTGGGACGACGGCGAGAAGGCCCGGTTCCAGCGGGCCGCGGGGGTGAACATCCTCGGCAACGCGCTGAAGATCGCGGTGGTGGGCGCCACCGGGGTAGCCTTCGGCAGCGTCGCGCTGCTCGCCGACGCCGCGCACTCGGTCGCCGACCTCGTCGCGAGCGCGGTCGTGTTCGTCTGGGGCGGCTCCCGCTACGACGCCGCCGACGAGACGCACCCCCACGGTCACCAGCGGATCGAGCCGCTGACGGCGCTTTTCGTCGGCGCGGTCATCGTCCTGCTCGGCGTCCTGCTGCTGCGCGAGTCGGTCTCCGAGCTCCTCGGGTCGCCGGGGGTCGAGGCGGATCCGATACTCGTCGCGGCGCTGCTGTTCGCGCTGGTCGACATGTACCTCCTCTACTGGTACACGGAGCGCGTCAACGCGACCCTCGGCTCGACGGCGCTCACCGCGCTCGCGGCCGACTGTCTCAACGACATCTACACCACCGTCGCGGCGGTGGTCGGCGTGTTCGGTGCCCTGCTCGGGTTCCCCGTCCTCGACCCGGCCGCCGGCGCGCTGGTCAGCCTCCTCGTGGTCTATCAGGGCGTCGAGATCGGCCGCGAGAACGTCACGTACCTCGTCGGCGCGGCGCCCCCGGTCGGGGACCGCGAGCGCGTCACCGAGGCGCTCCGCGAACACCCGGCCGTCGAGGGCGTCCATGACCTGACGGTGTACTACGACGGCACGGAGCTAGAGGTCGAGGTCCACGTCGAGGTCGACGGCGGGATGACGCTCCGGGAGGCCCACGACGTCGAGACGGCGCTCGTCACCGGGCTCCGGGACTTGGAGGACGTCGGGGACGTCCACGTCCACCTCGACCCCTCCGGTCTCGGTGAGTGGAAAGACGCCCGGGAGGGGACCGGCGGGTTCGAACCGTTCGACGGCACAGAGACGGCCGATGACGCCGAGGCGACCGACGGTCCGGGAACGCGAGACGCCTGA
- a CDS encoding HD domain-containing protein — MVPVGVEIKETEVSDEDFEEMKGFVRDYLAASVESEEDGGRMRWYPWHSADYRFNHILNVVDLATEIAEAEGADVDVVRVAAVFHDVAKLEAEQDVHAEAGARVAREYLQSRGDYPESFVEEVCGAVVDHSYTGDLSNVSLESRSLIEADVLDKVGANGAVLMLLRMGYESRTHMDAAKMVDRVLQRAHDHTDRVVSDTAESIAHQRIKRVKWLREWLEEEVSRMNAEGVTER; from the coding sequence GTGGTCCCCGTGGGCGTCGAGATTAAGGAAACGGAGGTGAGCGACGAGGACTTCGAGGAGATGAAAGGGTTTGTGAGAGATTACCTCGCGGCCAGCGTCGAGAGCGAGGAGGACGGCGGGCGGATGCGCTGGTACCCGTGGCACTCCGCGGACTACCGGTTCAACCACATCCTCAACGTCGTCGACCTCGCGACTGAGATCGCCGAGGCGGAGGGCGCCGACGTCGACGTCGTCCGGGTGGCCGCGGTGTTCCACGACGTGGCGAAGCTGGAGGCGGAGCAGGACGTGCACGCCGAGGCCGGCGCGCGCGTCGCCCGCGAGTACCTCCAGAGCCGCGGGGACTACCCCGAATCGTTCGTCGAGGAGGTGTGCGGAGCGGTCGTCGACCACTCGTACACGGGCGACCTGTCGAACGTGTCGCTGGAGAGCCGGTCGCTGATCGAGGCCGACGTGCTGGACAAGGTCGGCGCCAACGGCGCCGTGCTGATGCTGTTGCGGATGGGGTACGAGTCCCGCACGCACATGGACGCCGCGAAGATGGTCGACCGCGTGCTCCAACGCGCGCACGACCACACCGACCGCGTCGTCTCCGACACCGCCGAGAGCATCGCCCACCAGCGCATCAAGCGCGTGAAGTGGCTCCGCGAGTGGCTAGAAGAGGAGGTCAGCCGGATGAACGCCGAGGGCGTCACCGAGCGCTGA
- a CDS encoding TetR/AcrR family transcriptional regulator: MHDPFAEPTDTRQAILGAAFRALCEHGYADLTISRIGEEFDKSPSLVYHHYDGKDELLVDLLGFLLDGFESSLSAGEFDLPPRERLDAYLSATIRPGSVDDEHAPDARFLTAIVELRAQAASDDAYRDHFDRSDRVFGRFLERSVREAAADLDADSADAGDVDTGGEAADRVTPAEVAATLQTLATGGMLRWATTGDRGWVDDTRRGGRRYLNTMLPRVDVEA, encoded by the coding sequence ATGCACGACCCGTTCGCGGAGCCGACCGACACCCGGCAGGCCATCCTCGGGGCCGCGTTCCGCGCGCTCTGCGAGCACGGGTACGCCGACCTCACGATCAGCCGGATCGGCGAGGAGTTCGACAAGAGCCCGTCGCTCGTCTACCACCACTACGACGGGAAAGACGAGCTGCTGGTCGACCTGCTCGGGTTCCTCCTCGACGGGTTCGAGTCGTCGCTGTCGGCGGGCGAGTTCGATCTCCCGCCCCGGGAGCGGCTCGACGCCTACCTCTCGGCGACGATCCGCCCCGGGTCGGTCGACGACGAGCACGCGCCGGACGCGCGGTTCCTGACCGCCATCGTGGAGCTCCGCGCGCAGGCCGCCAGCGACGACGCCTACCGCGACCACTTCGACCGCAGCGACCGCGTGTTCGGGCGGTTCCTCGAGCGCTCCGTCCGCGAGGCCGCGGCCGACCTGGACGCGGATTCCGCCGACGCGGGCGACGTTGACACCGGCGGCGAGGCCGCCGACCGGGTCACCCCCGCCGAAGTGGCGGCCACGCTCCAGACGCTCGCGACCGGCGGGATGCTCCGCTGGGCGACGACCGGCGACCGGGGCTGGGTCGACGACACCCGACGCGGCGGCCGGCGATATTTAAATACGATGCTCCCCCGAGTCGACGTCGAGGCGTGA